In Arachis hypogaea cultivar Tifrunner chromosome 2, arahy.Tifrunner.gnm2.J5K5, whole genome shotgun sequence, a genomic segment contains:
- the LOC112741583 gene encoding uncharacterized protein codes for MSGGLTWRHHAVIQALLSRGPLKENDLHSMFKELTKKSPGTDRKLFDEFILKINMELTFVNFELRACIDQYDGQIYYGVVNTVSDEQSKLGTKYTIPEIAFYKALMEVIAQDAMASGVVSSIDALNLRLDSQVSIAIDPQSQGSQSNIPHPLKTFTKIQKEKALDDLVRDRWLHVTEDGHIKLGVKSFLDLRSWFRNNDIPSCQVCNEAGVKAELCRNENCTVRIHHYCLKQLFSRRKVEKVCPSCGTSWPYTVPKTEAVETEDENEPGGSRQATGSRRTRQAVATEVENKPRGSQQATGSRRTRQAVATEDGHEPRGSKLPTGSRRTRQRTNTNSGDEAAESCDENVPNERTGSQHGNEMTRKRGKTHRSGDANVGISAESQSQSLPGVPGTRRVTRSSSRLQ; via the exons ATGTCAGGTGGGTTAACCTGGAGGCACCATGCCGTAATTCAAGCTTTGTTGTCACGAGGTCCACTCAAAGAGAACGATTTGCACTCAATGTTCAAGGAACTCACTAAGAAAAGCCCag GCACTGATCGGAAGCTATTTGATGAGTTTATTCTGAAGATAAATATGGAACTTACTTTTGTTAATTTTGAGTTGCGTGCCTGCATAGATCAATATGATGGCCAAATCTATTATGGTGTGGTCAATACAGTCTCTGACGAACAATCAAAGCTTGGAACGAAGTATACAATCCCTGAAATTGCTTTTTATAAGGCTCTT ATGGAAGTGATAGCACAAGATGCCATGGCAAGTGGTGTTGTATCTAGCATTGATGCTCTGAATCTTCGTTTGGACAGTCAG GTTTCGATCGCGATAGATCCACAATCCCAAGGAAGCCAATCCAATATCCCACATCCATTGAAAACTTTCACAAAAATTCAGAAGGAAAAGGCACTAGATGACCTTGTGAGGGATAGGTGGCTTCATGTGACTGAAGATGGTCATATCAAACTTGGAGTGAAGTCATTTCTTGATCTTCGCAGTTGGTTTCGGAATAATGACATTCCATCATGTCAAGTTTGCAATGAAGCTGGtgtaaag GCCGAGTTATGCCGAAACGAAAATTGTACAGTAAGAATTCATCACTACTGCCTCAAGCAACTTTTTTCCCGAAGAAAG GTGGAAAAAGTTTGCCCAAGTTGTGGTACCTCATGGCCATATACAGTACCCAAGACAGAAGCTGTGGAAACTGAAGATGAGAATGAACCCGGAGGAAGCCGACAAGCTACTGGTTCTAGAAGAACCAGGCAAGCCGTGGCAACTGAAGTTGAGAATAAACCTCGAGGAAGCCAACAAGCTACTGGTTCTAGAAGAACCAGGCAAGCCGTGGCAACTGAAGATGGGCATGAACCTCGAGGAAGCAAACTACCAACTGGTTCTAGAAGAACGAGGCAAAGAACCAATACGAATTCTGGGGATGAAGCGGCTGAATCATGTGATGAGAATGTGCCAAATGAACGCACCGGAAGCCAACATGGTAATGAAATGACACGCAAAAGGGGTAAAACTCATAGAAGTGGCGATGCAAATGTGGGAATATCTGCTGAATCTCAATCCCAATCTTTACCCGGCGTTCCCGGTACAAGGAGAGTAACCCGAAGCTCTTCTCGTCTCCAGTAA